In a single window of the Flavivirga spongiicola genome:
- a CDS encoding cytochrome P450, translated as MVDSQINEINDLKSPKGTFLLGHLPQFNTYNKHQVLERWVEECGELFKIHFVGKEFVVSANPDFNNKMLRLRPEGFKRFSKIDEILKEMGVDGVFNAEGTAWKRHRKPTAEALNVKNVKAYYPIILDKTKTILEKFKNYSQQKAIVNVQKEFMAFTIDITTEIAFGHKLDTINDKSNSFQNHLEVIFPMINARVTAPIPIWRYFKRKKDKTLDDSLKSIEKVIYEFIDEAKKRLAENPKLKEAPSNFLEALLIENEDVNFTDEEIYGNVFTMLLAGEDTTSNSLSWGLFYLAQHPEVVHKVREEAKEVYTEDAPNIYEHIEDLKYASAVAQEAMRLKPTTPQLYLESNKDVIIDKVSIPKGTSIILQNKVAQTHSDYFSNPNDFVPERWMASECPMHKNHAPNVMRAFGAGPRYCPGMHLAKTEMVALISTLCKHFDFKLEVKPETIRERFEFTMYPENLKITFIPVVPD; from the coding sequence ATGGTTGATAGTCAGATTAATGAAATTAATGATTTAAAATCCCCAAAAGGAACATTCTTATTAGGGCATTTGCCTCAATTTAACACCTATAATAAACATCAGGTTTTAGAACGCTGGGTTGAAGAGTGCGGCGAGCTATTTAAAATACATTTTGTTGGGAAAGAATTTGTGGTTTCTGCAAATCCAGATTTTAATAATAAAATGTTGAGATTAAGACCAGAAGGTTTTAAACGTTTTTCTAAGATTGATGAAATTTTAAAAGAAATGGGAGTCGATGGTGTTTTTAATGCAGAAGGAACTGCGTGGAAAAGACATAGAAAACCAACAGCTGAAGCTCTAAATGTAAAAAACGTAAAAGCGTATTATCCAATTATTTTGGATAAGACTAAGACTATTCTTGAAAAATTCAAAAACTATTCCCAGCAAAAGGCCATAGTAAATGTGCAAAAAGAATTTATGGCGTTTACAATCGATATTACTACGGAGATTGCTTTCGGACATAAGCTGGATACCATAAATGATAAGTCCAACAGTTTTCAAAATCATTTAGAAGTCATTTTCCCAATGATTAATGCGCGTGTTACAGCACCAATACCTATTTGGAGGTATTTCAAAAGAAAAAAAGATAAAACACTTGACGATTCATTAAAATCTATAGAAAAAGTCATCTATGAGTTTATTGATGAGGCTAAAAAGAGATTAGCAGAGAATCCGAAATTAAAAGAAGCACCCTCAAATTTTTTAGAAGCTTTATTAATAGAAAATGAGGATGTAAATTTTACGGATGAAGAGATTTATGGCAATGTGTTTACCATGTTACTGGCAGGAGAAGATACAACGTCGAACTCGTTATCTTGGGGGCTATTTTATTTAGCACAACACCCAGAAGTTGTACATAAGGTTAGAGAGGAAGCTAAGGAAGTATACACTGAAGATGCACCAAATATTTATGAACATATAGAGGACTTAAAATATGCAAGCGCAGTGGCTCAGGAAGCGATGCGATTAAAGCCAACAACACCTCAATTGTATTTGGAATCTAATAAAGACGTCATTATAGATAAGGTATCTATACCAAAAGGAACTAGTATTATTTTACAGAATAAGGTAGCGCAAACGCATAGCGATTATTTTTCTAATCCTAATGATTTTGTTCCTGAAAGATGGATGGCTAGTGAGTGTCCGATGCATAAAAATCATGCTCCCAATGTTATGAGGGCCTTTGGAGCAGGCCCAAGATATTGCCCAGGCATGCATTTAGCAAAAACAGAAATGGTTGCTTTAATTTCCACCTTATGTAAGCATTTTGATTTTAAATTAGAAGTAAAACCAGAAACCATTAGAGAACGATTTGAGTTTACCATGTATCCTGAAAACTTAAAAATAACTTTTATACCAGTAGTACCAGACTAA
- a CDS encoding MDR family MFS transporter, with amino-acid sequence MKTLFNNYLNTFKGLSQEVWWLALITLINRAGTMVIPFLSLYLTKSLNFTLSDVGWIMSAFGLGSVIGSWLGGKLTDKIGYYKVMVFSLLTTGILFIALQFLSTFVTFCLGIFSVMLVADMFRPAMFVALSAYSKPKNKTRSVTLIRLAINLGFSAGPAIGGIIITSLSYGGLFWVDGITCMMATLVLINVLNPKKAKTLDDVKTENPKSAYGDKAFLIFLAAMILFGIVFLQYFSTMPLYYKDAHQLTELEIGILLGMNGFLIFAFEMPLIKWLENTNFTKSGLMLFGGILTGLSFIILNFTNWTGVLIIGMLLMTFGEMIAFPFSNAFAMDRAKKGNQGEYMALYSIAFSIAHIFGHNAGMRMVDALGFDNTWYIITLLAALCVLLLFILRQYLNAKKRRKEKAKNEEREILWI; translated from the coding sequence ATGAAAACTTTATTCAACAATTACTTAAACACTTTTAAAGGCCTATCACAAGAAGTATGGTGGTTGGCATTAATAACTCTTATTAATAGAGCGGGTACCATGGTGATTCCGTTCTTATCATTATATCTAACAAAGAGCCTTAATTTTACTTTAAGTGATGTTGGATGGATTATGAGTGCTTTTGGGTTAGGTTCGGTCATTGGTTCTTGGTTAGGTGGAAAATTAACCGATAAAATTGGGTATTATAAAGTCATGGTTTTTAGTTTACTTACTACTGGTATTCTATTTATAGCATTGCAATTTCTAAGCACATTTGTAACATTTTGTTTAGGTATATTTTCAGTGATGCTCGTAGCAGATATGTTTCGTCCTGCTATGTTTGTAGCACTAAGTGCTTATAGTAAGCCGAAAAATAAAACACGGTCTGTTACTTTAATTCGTCTGGCAATAAACCTTGGATTTTCTGCTGGTCCTGCTATTGGTGGTATTATTATCACATCACTTAGTTATGGTGGCTTATTTTGGGTAGATGGTATTACATGTATGATGGCTACTTTAGTTTTAATAAATGTTTTAAACCCCAAAAAGGCAAAAACACTGGATGATGTAAAAACAGAAAATCCAAAATCTGCTTATGGAGATAAAGCATTTTTAATATTTCTTGCTGCCATGATATTATTTGGGATTGTATTCTTACAATACTTCTCAACGATGCCTTTATACTATAAAGATGCGCATCAATTAACAGAGTTGGAGATTGGAATTCTTTTAGGAATGAATGGGTTTTTAATTTTTGCTTTTGAAATGCCATTAATAAAATGGTTAGAAAACACCAATTTCACTAAATCTGGATTAATGCTTTTCGGAGGCATTTTAACTGGTTTAAGTTTTATTATCTTAAACTTTACAAATTGGACTGGTGTTTTAATAATTGGCATGTTGTTAATGACATTTGGAGAAATGATAGCCTTCCCATTTTCAAACGCATTTGCTATGGATAGAGCTAAAAAAGGAAACCAAGGTGAATATATGGCTCTCTATAGTATTGCGTTTTCAATAGCCCATATTTTTGGTCATAATGCAGGTATGCGAATGGTTGATGCACTTGGTTTTGATAACACCTGGTATATTATTACATTACTTGCTGCACTATGTGTATTATTACTATTTATACTAAGACAGTATTTGAACGCAAAAAAGAGACGTAAAGAAAAAGCGAAAAACGAAGAAAGAGAAATTTTATGGATTTAA
- a CDS encoding VOC family protein, with protein sequence MDLNQVTIPSLDVEKAMAFYKTLGLHLIVDAIPRYVRFECPDGDSTFSIHKVDALPQGDGITLYFEDDNLDNLVSNVREKGISFTQLPEDKSYLWREARLRDPDGNNIILFHAGKNRKNPPWRIN encoded by the coding sequence ATGGATTTAAACCAAGTCACTATTCCATCATTAGATGTCGAAAAAGCAATGGCATTTTATAAAACCTTGGGATTGCATCTTATTGTTGATGCGATCCCAAGATATGTACGATTTGAATGCCCTGATGGAGACAGTACCTTTTCAATTCATAAAGTAGATGCTTTACCACAAGGTGACGGTATTACTCTTTATTTTGAAGATGATAATCTCGATAATTTAGTTTCTAATGTCAGAGAAAAAGGTATTAGTTTTACACAATTACCTGAAGATAAATCGTATTTATGGCGTGAGGCACGTTTACGGGATCCAGATGGTAATAACATCATTTTATTTCATGCTGGAAAAAACAGAAAAAATCCGCCATGGCGTATAAATTGA
- a CDS encoding DJ-1/PfpI family protein: protein MKQIILLFISILIVGCNSSEKKTTNEVLHVIQNDKVFPKLEPNRYNVAFLIMDGVYNTEFTAPFDIFQHTIFRDSIKAMNVFSVANTDEAITSFEGIRILPDFNYTKDSLPSIDILVVPSAEHHLDSDLKDKIMIDFVKQVDKNAQFMTSHCDGAFVLAKAGLLNNAVSTTFPSDIDEMRHMFPKLDIRKEVLFVHDGKYITSAGGAKSFEAALYLCELLYGKKIAQSIAGGLVIDWDLNKVPHTVIPH, encoded by the coding sequence ATGAAACAGATTATATTACTTTTTATTTCAATTTTGATTGTTGGTTGTAATTCTTCAGAAAAAAAGACAACTAATGAGGTACTTCACGTTATTCAGAATGACAAAGTATTTCCTAAATTGGAACCGAATCGTTACAATGTCGCTTTCCTAATTATGGATGGTGTTTATAACACCGAATTCACGGCTCCTTTCGATATTTTTCAGCACACCATTTTTAGAGATAGTATTAAAGCCATGAATGTGTTTTCCGTCGCCAATACAGATGAAGCCATTACTAGCTTTGAAGGTATTAGAATACTTCCTGATTTTAACTATACAAAAGACTCATTACCAAGCATTGATATTCTTGTTGTTCCAAGTGCAGAACATCATTTAGATTCTGATTTGAAAGATAAAATCATGATTGATTTTGTTAAACAAGTTGATAAAAATGCGCAATTTATGACGTCTCATTGTGATGGTGCTTTTGTTTTAGCTAAAGCAGGGTTACTTAACAACGCTGTTTCTACAACATTCCCAAGCGATATTGACGAAATGAGACATATGTTTCCCAAATTAGATATTAGAAAAGAAGTGCTATTTGTTCATGATGGGAAATATATCACCTCAGCTGGTGGTGCCAAAAGTTTTGAAGCCGCTTTATATTTATGTGAATTACTCTATGGAAAAAAAATAGCACAATCTATAGCTGGAGGTTTAGTGATTGACTGGGATTTAAACAAAGTGCCCCATACTGTTATACCCCATTAA
- a CDS encoding hybrid sensor histidine kinase/response regulator transcription factor, with protein MIIFLGVFSLNLSGQSKSNFEKLSVTVNGKYYRIGQVLEDDFNNFWLVSDNKLIKYNGYSYTLIDYKLTLDDAFKNESIRKIIKDYQGKIWIQLKNGLLARQNKQGLFEAVNSGSEPLISFKVKAIVSFAKELMIADYNGWIYSYTIENESLKKVINTFNPDIEDILKDSLNTIYFKTNKNELFVFSLQDKVLHELKTKFNSSSEKMVITIDKDDNLWIGVWGLGVFSYKFKNGIFRKNTSYKELTDTFESKAFISIFCDSYNNLYFGTDGGGLYKLDLNHVKLDHFKYNPIDKYSLSTNTILSLNEDSSNNLWVLTHYGNINVLPYTDNTIEYYTGTESDLSIRAISVYKSSLNELWIGTSGEGITKIDLLSEKATNYSIDKNRNKGIYVLTIGEDSNNDIWVGTYQNGLWVYHSENKHFSKLNTKKDKSQGISEVRYLFKDSRNRMWISTNTSIDIYSHNKKILASFPVNSHGLKGAISQSILEDKYGTIWVAFNEGGLFKFNENISDLRLSNFSKSSFLGDTVNENFSIESMATFEEDLWIVTNGKLYDYNIKSEEIKGFIDYKPFDGINLKCVKIEDENNIWLSSDQGVWHFNNKSLLSKNYKLIDGFHSNVFMSRSSFIDNLGKIYFGGKNGLDAFYPRDLEKREVKAKLNISAIEILNKSASTVIPKQISNGIENVKQLKLSYNQSSISFRFAAIGSVLNPNYFYSYKLEGFDEEWIHSDNELKAVYTNIPPGDYRFRLRAGTKQGTWNLKPKEIAIQVINPWWLSFWAYVFYVLIGLLTVYAFSKWVSLKDKLYKEEIRNNNEKKLHRIQMDFFTKMSHEIQTPLTLILGPIERLISSGFNNDSLIINQRFKTIYNNAKRLSHIASKLTIARNRELGKLKLRVAKNDFVELLKEIVFSFEDHANSKNIDFRVNMPSEGLDLWYDRDKIEHVLYNVLSNAFKFTPKFGEICFDVRLYNERVEIKISNSGAPLSEEDLSKIFEMFYQSKAGSKIKGSGIGLALTKELVELHYGSITAFSNSNTTLFKICLPLKDVYSEEEKLVIQDSKLSSFDNIIKDSANLNDTYLSETNKRHTILIVEDNYELQMFLFDVFKANYEIILAEDGLEGLKLAIKHTPNLIISDIIMPKINGLEMCKKILNNKVLSHVPIILMTSDNDLNTKVEGLKAGAIEHINKPFSVNELVLKVENIIFTGEQIRDKYKREFISVPKVEIAKSTDEILLHKIVLEIESEIQNPEFNLSCLANKLKMSQTTLYRKCVALTGRTLVEFVRLIRLKKAAIIICKHDYSISEVAYKVGFNDSKYFSKCFKKEFNVSPKLFRKLSKDTDMVEFLNDYNLNESISNKG; from the coding sequence TTGATAATTTTCTTGGGAGTATTTAGTCTTAATCTAAGTGGACAATCAAAATCTAACTTTGAAAAGTTATCTGTAACTGTAAATGGAAAATATTATCGTATTGGCCAAGTTTTAGAAGATGACTTTAATAATTTCTGGTTGGTAAGTGACAATAAGCTTATTAAATACAATGGCTACTCTTATACTTTAATCGATTATAAATTAACACTTGATGATGCATTTAAAAATGAGTCCATAAGAAAAATAATTAAAGACTATCAAGGGAAAATCTGGATACAATTAAAAAACGGGTTATTAGCAAGACAAAATAAGCAAGGATTATTTGAGGCTGTTAATAGCGGTTCTGAGCCATTAATCTCCTTTAAGGTCAAAGCCATTGTTTCATTTGCTAAAGAATTAATGATTGCAGATTATAATGGATGGATCTATAGCTATACTATTGAAAATGAATCCTTAAAAAAGGTGATTAATACGTTTAATCCGGATATTGAAGATATCTTAAAAGACAGTTTAAACACCATATATTTTAAAACAAATAAAAATGAGCTTTTTGTTTTTTCATTGCAAGATAAGGTATTACATGAATTAAAGACTAAGTTTAATTCTTCATCAGAAAAAATGGTTATTACCATTGATAAAGATGATAACTTATGGATAGGAGTATGGGGCTTAGGCGTTTTTAGTTATAAGTTCAAAAATGGCATATTTAGGAAGAACACCAGTTATAAGGAGCTTACAGATACCTTTGAGAGTAAAGCTTTTATTTCAATTTTTTGTGATAGCTACAATAACTTATACTTTGGAACAGATGGCGGAGGTTTGTATAAACTAGATCTAAATCACGTAAAATTAGATCATTTTAAATACAATCCGATAGATAAATATTCTTTGAGCACAAATACCATATTGTCTTTAAATGAAGATTCAAGTAATAACTTGTGGGTTTTAACACATTATGGGAATATTAATGTTTTACCATATACAGATAACACGATCGAATACTATACCGGAACAGAATCAGATTTATCAATTAGAGCCATTTCAGTTTATAAAAGTAGTTTAAACGAACTGTGGATAGGTACCAGTGGTGAAGGCATAACTAAAATTGATTTATTAAGTGAAAAAGCTACAAATTATTCAATTGATAAAAATCGCAATAAAGGTATTTATGTACTTACTATAGGGGAAGATTCTAATAATGATATTTGGGTGGGAACTTACCAAAATGGACTATGGGTATATCATTCTGAAAACAAACATTTCTCCAAACTTAATACGAAAAAGGATAAAAGTCAGGGAATTTCTGAGGTGAGATATCTTTTTAAAGATTCTAGAAACAGAATGTGGATTTCAACAAATACTTCAATAGATATTTACAGTCATAATAAAAAAATCTTGGCTAGTTTTCCTGTTAATTCCCACGGTTTAAAAGGCGCAATTTCTCAAAGTATTCTAGAAGATAAATATGGAACCATTTGGGTGGCATTTAATGAAGGAGGACTATTTAAATTTAATGAAAATATATCTGATCTGAGATTATCTAATTTTAGTAAATCCTCTTTTTTAGGAGATACTGTTAATGAAAATTTTTCTATTGAATCTATGGCGACTTTTGAAGAAGACCTATGGATTGTTACAAATGGGAAACTTTATGATTACAATATTAAATCTGAGGAAATAAAGGGGTTTATTGATTATAAACCGTTTGATGGAATCAACTTAAAATGTGTTAAGATTGAAGATGAAAATAATATTTGGTTAAGTTCAGATCAAGGTGTTTGGCACTTTAATAACAAAAGCCTTCTTTCTAAGAATTATAAGTTAATTGATGGGTTTCATAGTAATGTTTTTATGAGTAGAAGCTCATTTATAGATAATCTTGGGAAAATTTATTTTGGTGGCAAAAATGGTCTTGATGCATTTTATCCGAGAGATTTAGAAAAAAGAGAGGTAAAAGCGAAGTTGAATATAAGTGCTATAGAGATATTAAATAAATCTGCAAGTACGGTTATTCCAAAACAAATTTCGAATGGTATTGAAAATGTAAAGCAACTTAAATTATCTTATAATCAATCATCAATTTCTTTTAGGTTTGCTGCTATTGGCAGTGTATTAAATCCCAATTACTTTTATTCCTATAAATTGGAAGGGTTTGATGAAGAGTGGATACATTCAGATAACGAACTAAAAGCAGTTTATACGAATATTCCTCCTGGAGATTATAGATTTAGACTAAGAGCAGGCACAAAACAAGGAACTTGGAATTTAAAACCAAAAGAAATAGCGATACAAGTTATAAATCCTTGGTGGTTAAGTTTTTGGGCTTACGTATTTTATGTTTTAATAGGCCTTTTAACAGTTTATGCTTTTAGTAAATGGGTATCTTTAAAAGATAAGTTATACAAGGAAGAAATTAGAAATAATAATGAAAAAAAACTGCATAGAATACAAATGGACTTTTTTACAAAAATGTCTCATGAAATTCAAACACCACTTACATTAATTCTAGGTCCGATCGAGAGGTTAATTAGTTCTGGGTTTAATAATGATTCACTAATAATTAATCAAAGGTTTAAAACTATTTACAATAATGCTAAAAGATTATCACATATTGCTTCTAAATTAACAATTGCCAGAAACAGAGAACTTGGGAAATTAAAGTTGCGGGTTGCTAAAAATGACTTTGTGGAGCTTTTGAAAGAGATCGTTTTTTCTTTTGAAGATCATGCAAACTCAAAAAATATAGACTTTAGAGTAAATATGCCTTCAGAAGGTTTAGATTTATGGTACGATAGAGATAAAATAGAACATGTGTTATATAATGTTCTTTCTAATGCATTTAAGTTCACCCCTAAATTTGGCGAAATTTGTTTTGATGTTAGGTTATATAATGAAAGGGTTGAAATTAAAATTTCAAATTCAGGGGCTCCTCTTTCTGAAGAAGATCTTAGCAAAATTTTCGAGATGTTCTATCAATCTAAAGCCGGAAGTAAAATTAAAGGGAGTGGTATTGGGTTGGCACTAACTAAGGAACTCGTTGAGTTACACTATGGATCAATTACAGCGTTTTCAAATTCAAATACGACTTTGTTTAAAATTTGTTTACCCCTAAAAGATGTATATTCAGAAGAGGAAAAATTAGTTATTCAAGATTCTAAATTAAGTTCTTTTGATAATATTATAAAAGATTCTGCTAATTTGAATGATACTTATCTATCAGAAACAAACAAGCGGCATACAATTTTAATTGTTGAAGATAATTATGAACTTCAAATGTTTTTATTTGATGTATTTAAAGCTAATTACGAAATTATTTTGGCAGAAGATGGGCTTGAAGGATTAAAATTAGCTATAAAACATACCCCAAATTTAATTATTAGTGATATTATAATGCCAAAGATAAACGGCTTAGAGATGTGTAAAAAAATACTAAATAATAAGGTTTTGTCTCATGTCCCCATTATTTTAATGACTTCAGATAATGATCTAAACACAAAAGTAGAAGGGTTAAAAGCTGGTGCTATAGAACACATTAATAAGCCATTTAGTGTTAATGAACTGGTATTAAAAGTTGAGAATATAATTTTTACAGGTGAACAAATTAGAGATAAATATAAAAGAGAATTTATTAGTGTTCCTAAAGTGGAAATTGCGAAATCTACAGACGAAATACTATTGCATAAGATTGTTCTTGAGATAGAAAGTGAAATTCAAAATCCTGAATTTAATTTGTCTTGTCTGGCAAACAAATTAAAAATGAGTCAGACAACTTTATACAGAAAATGTGTTGCCTTAACCGGTAGAACATTGGTGGAATTTGTAAGGTTGATTAGGCTAAAAAAAGCAGCCATAATTATTTGCAAACATGATTATTCTATTTCGGAAGTCGCTTATAAAGTTGGATTTAACGATTCTAAATATTTTTCTAAATGTTTTAAAAAAGAATTTAATGTATCTCCAAAATTATTTAGAAAACTGTCTAAAGATACCGATATGGTCGAATTCTTGAATGATTATAACCTTAATGAAAGCATAAGTAATAAGGGATAA
- a CDS encoding SusC/RagA family TonB-linked outer membrane protein translates to MKKLMNKGLLILSLVLTFSVHAQEISVNGIITDATGQPLPGASVVVKGTNNGVSSNFDGKYSIKTNTSDTLIFSFIGYLTQEVLVSNNNTIDIVLQEDTSILDEVVIVGYGTQKRENLTAAVSSVNLDKVDAKPITNLGQALQGMSAGVTSIQSSSQPGSSGSSIRIRGLNTLGTTNNTPLIVIDGSVGGSLNDVAPGDVASISILKDASSTAMYGARAAAGVILITTKRGKSGKMTFKYDGYVGFDEATELPDVISDSATYMELLREWTNDPAFPSDALIAEFRNDGGANPLKYPNVDWFETIMGGQAALQFHNFSVSGGSEAARVAASVNVLDQDGLVANTGYKRIGFRLNTNFKLSDKLDGGMDLFGNNSLRKSPGGSIQNLIPNIHSTVPYTVPINNGLYGYDGWTGSGGHNPLAQVNSRYHERETNKFTGKIFGTYKFLPNLKLTASATVYNAQSNAIDLVKKLTLHHFEDDSEEIARTNNELEESNSRNRVITLNAILEYDTTIKEKHNISLLAGYSQEENLWNTSSASGKGLVDESIFVLDGPQDQTSFQIGGNKTFNNLRSYFGRLNYDFDGKYLLEASFRYDGSSKFVKDLRWGFFPSLSLGWNIHKTDFLSHVDFITSLKLRGSVGQVGNNTSLGNYSAISTLEFGNNYSFNNSIEPGIYLNELANPELIWETTTTYGIGIDFGLFNNKITGEFDIYKNRTDGILRRVQAPYFGGIPQSPFENLAIVDGKGYELSLNYRNSEHKIKYSAGLTLSHSENKIVSFNDGQFQEVSGNYINKVGHPINSIYTYEHEGIFRTQEQINNHATQPQTPQIGDLIYKDQLTVDTNGDGVFDEADGVIDSDDRVIKDPSAPKINFGLNTNVEYNGFDLNVLLVGALGSKDFVRTSPARPFIYPGRGITGKEWIHAYHETRNPDSNTNVPRLDEGSGNFRASDYWMHDFSFLRVRTLQFGYTIPENIANKLTLSKARLYVNGQNLFTFENVPHFDPESVGRVYPLTKTVTLGVQLTF, encoded by the coding sequence ATGAAAAAATTAATGAATAAAGGATTACTTATACTTTCATTGGTATTAACATTTTCAGTGCATGCACAGGAAATATCAGTCAATGGAATTATTACTGATGCTACAGGACAACCCTTACCAGGAGCTTCAGTTGTAGTAAAAGGAACAAACAATGGCGTTTCTTCAAATTTTGATGGGAAATATAGTATTAAAACAAACACTAGTGACACTCTTATTTTTTCTTTTATAGGTTATTTAACCCAAGAAGTTCTTGTTTCTAATAATAATACAATAGATATTGTTTTACAGGAAGATACAAGTATTTTAGATGAAGTTGTTATAGTTGGTTATGGTACACAGAAAAGAGAAAATCTTACAGCTGCTGTTTCTAGTGTTAACTTAGATAAAGTAGATGCCAAACCAATCACTAACTTAGGACAGGCATTGCAAGGTATGTCGGCAGGAGTTACTTCAATTCAATCCAGCTCTCAACCAGGATCCAGTGGATCTAGCATTAGAATTAGAGGTCTTAATACATTAGGCACAACAAATAATACGCCGCTAATCGTTATAGATGGTTCGGTTGGAGGGTCTTTAAATGATGTTGCTCCGGGCGATGTCGCATCCATCTCTATTTTAAAAGATGCTTCTTCCACAGCCATGTACGGTGCCAGGGCAGCAGCCGGTGTTATTTTAATAACTACTAAAAGAGGGAAGTCGGGAAAAATGACTTTTAAATATGATGGTTATGTTGGATTTGACGAGGCTACAGAACTACCAGATGTTATTTCCGATTCGGCAACTTACATGGAATTGCTTAGAGAATGGACCAATGATCCTGCATTCCCTTCAGATGCCCTTATTGCAGAATTCCGAAACGATGGAGGAGCCAATCCTTTAAAATACCCAAATGTAGATTGGTTTGAAACTATTATGGGAGGACAAGCGGCATTACAGTTTCATAACTTTAGTGTAAGCGGAGGTAGCGAAGCTGCACGAGTTGCGGCATCTGTTAATGTCTTAGATCAAGATGGATTAGTGGCTAATACTGGATACAAGAGAATAGGGTTTCGTTTAAATACTAATTTTAAGCTTTCGGACAAATTAGACGGAGGTATGGATTTGTTTGGAAACAACTCACTAAGAAAAAGCCCAGGAGGTAGCATACAAAATCTAATTCCTAACATTCATTCAACCGTACCTTATACAGTTCCCATTAATAATGGCTTATATGGCTACGACGGGTGGACTGGTTCTGGAGGACATAATCCTTTGGCACAAGTAAATTCTAGATACCATGAGAGGGAAACCAATAAGTTTACGGGAAAAATATTTGGAACTTACAAGTTCTTGCCTAATTTAAAATTAACAGCTTCAGCTACGGTATATAATGCTCAAAGCAACGCTATAGATTTAGTTAAAAAATTAACGCTGCATCACTTTGAGGATGATTCAGAGGAGATTGCTAGAACTAATAATGAATTAGAAGAATCAAATTCAAGAAATAGAGTTATTACATTAAATGCTATTTTAGAGTATGATACCACTATTAAGGAAAAGCATAATATTTCTTTGCTGGCTGGATACTCTCAAGAAGAAAATTTATGGAATACATCTTCAGCTTCTGGAAAAGGTCTAGTAGACGAAAGTATTTTTGTATTAGATGGCCCACAAGATCAAACGTCTTTTCAAATAGGAGGTAACAAAACCTTTAATAATTTGCGTTCTTATTTTGGAAGGCTAAACTATGATTTTGATGGCAAATACCTTTTAGAAGCAAGCTTTAGATACGATGGATCTTCAAAATTTGTAAAAGATTTACGTTGGGGATTCTTCCCTTCTTTATCCCTTGGCTGGAATATACATAAAACAGATTTTTTAAGTCATGTAGATTTTATTACATCACTAAAGCTTAGAGGCTCTGTAGGACAGGTAGGAAATAATACTAGTTTAGGAAACTACTCTGCAATTTCCACTTTAGAGTTTGGAAATAACTATTCTTTTAACAATTCTATTGAGCCTGGTATTTACCTTAACGAACTGGCAAACCCTGAATTAATTTGGGAAACCACTACGACTTATGGCATAGGAATAGATTTCGGGTTATTCAATAATAAAATCACTGGAGAATTTGATATCTATAAAAATAGAACCGATGGGATTTTAAGAAGAGTACAGGCACCTTATTTTGGAGGAATACCTCAATCGCCTTTTGAGAATCTAGCAATAGTAGATGGTAAAGGTTATGAACTATCTCTTAACTATAGAAATAGTGAGCATAAAATTAAATATTCGGCAGGACTCACCTTATCACATTCTGAAAACAAAATTGTTTCATTTAATGATGGTCAGTTTCAGGAAGTTTCTGGTAACTATATAAATAAAGTAGGGCACCCTATTAATTCTATATATACTTATGAGCATGAAGGCATATTTAGAACACAAGAACAGATTAACAACCATGCCACACAACCTCAAACGCCTCAAATAGGAGATCTTATATATAAAGATCAGTTAACAGTAGATACTAATGGGGATGGTGTTTTTGATGAAGCCGATGGAGTTATTGACTCTGATGACCGTGTAATTAAAGATCCTTCTGCACCAAAAATAAACTTTGGTTTAAACACAAATGTAGAATATAATGGATTTGACTTAAACGTATTACTTGTAGGTGCTTTAGGTAGTAAAGATTTTGTTAGAACGTCTCCAGCCAGACCTTTTATTTATCCAGGTCGTGGTATTACAGGAAAAGAATGGATACATGCTTATCATGAAACTAGAAATCCAGATTCTAATACAAATGTTCCGAGATTGGATGAAGGTTCAGGAAACTTTAGAGCAAGTGATTATTGGATGCATGACTTTAGTTTCCTTAGAGTTAGAACCTTACAGTTTGGCTATACAATTCCAGAAAATATTGCTAATAAATTAACGCTGTCAAAAGCACGTTTATACGTCAATGGCCAAAATTTATTCACATTCGAAAATGTACCTCACTTTGATCCTGAGAGTGTTGGACGGGTTTATCCTTTAACTAAAACAGTAACATTAGGAGTTCAATTAACCTTTTAA